CGACCCGACATTTCGGTGGTGATTCCCGTGTACAACGAGGAGGAGAACCTGCCGGCCCTGCTTCCCCGTCTCCTCCCCGTGCTCGACGGGACGAAGCGGCCCTACGAAGTGCTCTTCGTGGACGACGGCAGCCGCGACCGGTCGCTCGCCATCCTGAAGTCGTTCGTCGACGCGCACCCGGGGAAGGTCCGCGTCCTCGAGCTCTCGAGGAACTTCGGCCAGCATCCGGCGATCCTCGCGGCGTTCCAGCGCGCGCGCGGCAACGTGGTCGTGACTCTGGACGCCGATCTCCAGAATCCCCCCGAGGAGATCCCGAAGCTCCTCGCGCGCGTCGACGAGGGTTACGACGTGGTCGGCGGCATCCGCCGGCAGCGCCGCGACTCCTGGTTTCGGCGCGCCGCTTCGCGTCTCGTCAACCGCGTGACCGGCGCGATCACCGGAATGCGTCTTTCCGACTACGGCTGCATGTTGCGCGCCTACTCGCGGGACGTCGTCAACGAGATCAACGCGTGCGAGGAGAACGCGACGTTCATCCCCGCGCTCGCGCAATCGTTCTCGCGCCGGCCGACCGAGGTCGAGGTCGGGCACGCGGAACGCGCCGCCGGGACGTCCAAGTATTCGCTCTACCGGCTCGTGCGGCTGAATTTCGATCTGATGACCGGCTTTTCGGTCGTCCCGCTCCAGATCTTCACTCTGTTCGGGTTCGTCGTCGCGGCGGGGGGCGTCGGATTCGGGATCTTCCTCGGAATCCGCCGGATGATCGTCGGCGCCGAGGTCGAGGGAGTGTTCACGCTGTTTGCGATCCTCTTCACCGTCGTCGGCGTGCTGCTCGCCGGGCTCGGGATCGTCGGCGAGTACATCGGGCGGATCTATCACGAGGTGCGCCGACGTCCGCGGTTCTCGGTGCGGCGCGAATGGGGGGCGCCCGCGCCGTGATCCGAAGGACGCGGGGCGCCGGGAGGCGCGCGTGAGCGACTACGAACGTCCGCGGATCCTCGTGTTCGGATTCTCCGACCTGGG
This window of the Thermoanaerobaculia bacterium genome carries:
- a CDS encoding glycosyltransferase, giving the protein MTERPDISVVIPVYNEEENLPALLPRLLPVLDGTKRPYEVLFVDDGSRDRSLAILKSFVDAHPGKVRVLELSRNFGQHPAILAAFQRARGNVVVTLDADLQNPPEEIPKLLARVDEGYDVVGGIRRQRRDSWFRRAASRLVNRVTGAITGMRLSDYGCMLRAYSRDVVNEINACEENATFIPALAQSFSRRPTEVEVGHAERAAGTSKYSLYRLVRLNFDLMTGFSVVPLQIFTLFGFVVAAGGVGFGIFLGIRRMIVGAEVEGVFTLFAILFTVVGVLLAGLGIVGEYIGRIYHEVRRRPRFSVRREWGAPAP